The bacterium genome includes a region encoding these proteins:
- a CDS encoding ABC transporter permease, producing the protein MIQRIYAITLNTFREAIRQKVLYALALFSVFIVLLSLFLGQLTLGADVKIIKDMGLASMMFIGVMISVFIGVGLIFKEVQRKTIYTLLSKPVQRYEFILGKFFGLCATIALELLCMAILLFIVLSFYKEPLDFNLIKPMVLIFCELCIIVAVALLFSSYSSSFMSIIFTLGILFFGHATDDFVMIVKNQIYALAAESGQQAMSSWINFSVNLLDVLESFSLDIFAINAKIVHGVMIPWSYVIHAVFYALCIIALIQALTIWVFNKKDLQ; encoded by the coding sequence ATGATTCAAAGAATTTATGCCATAACATTAAATACTTTTAGAGAAGCCATCAGGCAAAAAGTTTTATATGCTCTAGCCTTGTTTTCAGTTTTTATAGTTTTGCTTTCTTTATTTTTAGGTCAGTTGACTTTGGGAGCAGACGTTAAAATCATCAAAGATATGGGTTTAGCATCCATGATGTTTATTGGTGTAATGATATCAGTTTTTATTGGGGTAGGGCTAATCTTTAAAGAAGTGCAACGTAAAACCATTTACACCTTACTTTCTAAGCCCGTCCAACGTTATGAGTTTATATTAGGAAAGTTTTTTGGTTTGTGTGCGACGATTGCTCTTGAGCTTTTGTGTATGGCGATATTGCTGTTTATTGTTTTGAGTTTTTACAAAGAACCTTTAGACTTTAACTTAATAAAACCCATGGTACTTATTTTTTGTGAATTGTGCATCATTGTGGCTGTTGCCTTATTGTTTTCTTCATACAGTTCATCATTTATGAGTATTATTTTTACTTTGGGCATTTTGTTTTTTGGTCATGCTACGGATGATTTTGTGATGATTGTTAAAAATCAGATTTACGCATTGGCAGCAGAAAGTGGCCAGCAAGCTATGTCATCCTGGATCAATTTCTCTGTTAATTTATTGGATGTATTGGAATCTTTTAGTTTAGACATTTTTGCAATCAATGCAAAAATAGTCCATGGCGTCATGATCCCATGGAGTTATGTTATTCATGCAGTTTTTTATGCATTGTGTATCATTGCTTTAATTCAGGCATTAACAATATGGGTTTTTAACAAAAAAGATTTACAATAA
- a CDS encoding prepilin peptidase, producing MYRLPHAKSITFSRSHCISCGHSIVWYDNIPILSCLLLKARCRFCYAYYGYLHLFYEFLYGVAAVFLWLYFDSYILALYGFALFSIIMIITDIDFRFKIIPDEVLIFAMVLGVCMLGLSYVFQLPWPVNVYEAILGSVGGFGFLWLISFVYSMVRNKEGLGFGDVKMMAWIGLHVGLLGVAQVLFFASLLGVVMWVLAKIIYQFKKDDAIAFGPYLGGAFLVIWLLMFA from the coding sequence ATGTACCGCTTGCCGCATGCAAAAAGCATAACTTTCTCAAGGTCACACTGTATCTCATGTGGGCACTCAATTGTGTGGTATGATAATATCCCCATTCTTTCATGTCTTTTACTCAAAGCCAGGTGTCGCTTTTGTTATGCCTACTATGGTTACTTACATTTATTCTATGAGTTTCTGTATGGTGTGGCAGCTGTTTTTTTATGGCTTTATTTTGATAGCTACATTTTAGCTCTGTATGGATTTGCATTGTTTTCAATTATTATGATCATTACAGATATAGACTTCAGGTTTAAAATTATTCCGGATGAAGTTCTTATTTTTGCTATGGTCTTAGGTGTATGCATGTTGGGGCTAAGTTATGTTTTTCAACTGCCATGGCCAGTCAATGTTTATGAAGCTATTTTAGGCTCAGTAGGAGGTTTTGGGTTTTTATGGCTAATTTCTTTTGTATACAGCATGGTCAGAAATAAAGAGGGCTTGGGTTTTGGAGATGTGAAAATGATGGCCTGGATTGGTTTGCATGTTGGTCTTTTAGGTGTAGCACAAGTTTTGTTTTTTGCATCTTTGCTTGGTGTTGTTATGTGGGTGTTGGCAAAAATAATATACCAGTTTAAAAAAGACGATGCGATTGCTTTTGGGCCATATCTTGGAGGGGCTTTTTTAGTGATTTGGTTGCTAATGTTTGCTTAA
- a CDS encoding sigma-54 dependent transcriptional regulator, producing the protein MKVLIHQKSFQDAQTFAFRLKQEEVETAYCRQLNEYQSVLKDFRPNYFILEIEYMDDNIVELLEDIIEHYQHVFIIVMANQKNFDDATRAMQSKAFDYFFKPVKADDLVFSLKKHELRKKYSNKQKDLGQADVFSNIISNSKTMQQVFTTVEKIAPYKTTCLVLGESGTGKELLANAIHQTSTRKNKPFVTVNCGAIPENLLESELFGHKKGAFTGAVSDKKGLFEEADGGTLFLDEIGELPLLLQVKLLRVLQEEEIRKVGDIQAKKIDVRIIAATLKNLEDAVNKGNFREDLYYRLNVLPIHLPALKERKEDIPLLIEHFIQKKNKKLSSNVESITEEALKKLLDYDWPGNIRELENTIERSMILVTGKEITVENLPAQFQANSMTGAVSGENYKFELASLSIKKMTRKIEEDLILKVLDQVEGNRTKAAKILEISHRALLYKIKEYGIS; encoded by the coding sequence TTGAAAGTATTGATCCATCAAAAAAGTTTTCAGGATGCCCAAACTTTTGCTTTTCGTTTGAAGCAAGAAGAAGTTGAGACAGCATACTGTCGGCAGTTAAACGAGTATCAATCTGTATTAAAAGACTTTAGACCGAATTACTTTATCCTTGAAATAGAATACATGGATGACAATATAGTTGAGTTGCTTGAGGATATCATTGAGCATTACCAACATGTTTTTATTATTGTTATGGCCAATCAAAAAAACTTTGATGATGCCACAAGGGCAATGCAAAGCAAAGCCTTTGATTATTTTTTTAAGCCAGTAAAAGCAGATGATTTGGTTTTTTCCCTAAAAAAACATGAGTTAAGAAAAAAATACAGCAATAAGCAAAAGGATCTTGGTCAAGCTGATGTCTTTAGTAATATTATATCCAACAGTAAAACGATGCAGCAAGTTTTTACAACAGTCGAAAAAATAGCGCCATACAAAACAACGTGTTTGGTTTTAGGTGAAAGTGGAACGGGTAAAGAGTTGTTGGCCAATGCTATTCACCAAACCAGCACAAGAAAAAATAAACCTTTTGTTACAGTCAATTGCGGAGCCATTCCAGAAAACTTATTAGAAAGCGAGCTCTTTGGTCATAAAAAAGGAGCCTTCACAGGTGCCGTCAGTGATAAAAAGGGCTTATTTGAAGAAGCAGATGGTGGAACATTATTTTTAGATGAAATTGGTGAGTTACCTTTGCTTTTGCAGGTTAAGCTGCTTAGGGTTTTACAAGAAGAAGAGATACGCAAGGTTGGTGACATTCAGGCAAAAAAAATAGATGTTAGAATTATTGCAGCAACTTTAAAAAACCTAGAAGATGCAGTGAATAAAGGGAACTTTAGAGAAGATTTGTATTACCGTTTGAATGTCTTGCCTATTCACTTGCCAGCACTCAAAGAAAGAAAAGAAGATATTCCACTTTTGATTGAACACTTTATTCAAAAGAAAAATAAAAAATTATCATCAAATGTGGAATCCATAACTGAGGAAGCATTAAAAAAACTACTGGATTATGATTGGCCCGGTAATATCAGGGAGCTTGAAAATACAATCGAACGATCAATGATTCTGGTCACAGGTAAAGAAATAACGGTAGAAAACCTACCTGCTCAATTTCAAGCTAATAGCATGACAGGAGCTGTATCTGGTGAAAACTATAAATTTGAACTTGCTTCATTGTCAATTAAGAAAATGACTCGAAAAATCGAAGAAGACTTAATCTTAAAGGTTTTAGATCAAGTTGAGGGCAACAGGACCAAAGCGGCTAAAATTTTAGAAATTAGTCATAGAGCATTGCTTTATAAAATAAAAGAGTACGGAATTTCTTAG
- a CDS encoding prepilin-type N-terminal cleavage/methylation domain-containing protein: protein MKQLAKSSKAFTVIELLVALMVLSIGLLGVVLMTTMLKRRAVGASQMSKAVNLCQTKLEQMKEHNWVDVGSVTDAGTSDEMYVYGRESGKMIQKADINELGNTWAEQFAVESTKAASPCSGESLPAQSSTNDCATALRKLGSYRLKLTMTVCKGEDYSSTGTPPAGTSTILEKIDGVVKPYKEPDCRVKITDTERPVSLACQSSDLTADPASEAADDEKIVKVLCSWRSSQGSCFSVASETTLVDLNL from the coding sequence ATGAAGCAGTTAGCAAAAAGTAGCAAGGCATTTACAGTGATAGAGCTGTTGGTTGCGTTGATGGTTTTGTCTATAGGTCTTTTAGGTGTTGTTTTGATGACAACCATGCTTAAGCGACGTGCCGTAGGGGCTTCTCAAATGTCTAAAGCTGTTAACTTGTGTCAAACAAAGTTAGAGCAAATGAAGGAACATAATTGGGTTGATGTGGGTTCAGTCACGGATGCAGGAACATCAGATGAAATGTATGTTTATGGGAGAGAATCAGGAAAAATGATTCAAAAAGCCGATATCAATGAACTGGGCAATACTTGGGCAGAACAATTTGCCGTAGAGTCGACCAAAGCTGCATCACCCTGTAGTGGGGAATCTTTACCAGCTCAATCAAGCACCAATGACTGTGCAACAGCACTAAGAAAGCTTGGCTCGTATCGGTTGAAATTGACCATGACCGTCTGCAAGGGAGAAGATTATAGCAGTACTGGAACACCTCCGGCAGGAACTTCTACAATTTTAGAAAAAATTGACGGGGTCGTAAAACCTTACAAAGAACCAGACTGCCGAGTCAAAATAACAGACACAGAGCGCCCAGTTTCTTTAGCATGTCAAAGCTCAGATTTAACTGCAGATCCTGCTAGTGAAGCGGCTGATGATGAAAAAATTGTTAAAGTTTTATGCTCTTGGCGATCATCGCAAGGTTCATGTTTTTCTGTTGCGTCTGAAACCACTTTGGTTGATTTAAACCTTTAA
- the icd gene encoding isocitrate dehydrogenase (NADP(+)) yields the protein MVEQNGKKIEFDSKHKPIVSDNPTILFIEGDGVGPDIWRASQNVFDSAVEFAYKGQKKVAWKEIFAGEKAKEKYDDYLPQETLDAIKEYKIAIKGPLTTPVGGGFRSLNVGLRQIFDLYACVRPIKYFDGVEAPIKRPQDVDMVVFRENTEDVYAGIEWEAGSENANKLLHFLNGTLNCKLDLAYGLGIKPISEKGSKRLVKKAIEYAIERNLPSVTLVHKGNIQKFTEGAFAKWGYELAKEEFSEQTITEKELFDQYNGQCPAGKIVIKDRIADAMFQQALLRPKEYSVLATTNLNGDYLSDALIAQVGGLGLGPGANLGEEIAIFEATHGSAPKYTGMDKVNPGSVILSGVMMFEHMGWTEVANLIKTSLQTTIANKTVTYDLERQMDNATLLKCSEFGEAIVKNFK from the coding sequence TTGGTCGAACAAAACGGAAAAAAAATTGAATTTGATAGTAAGCACAAGCCCATTGTTTCTGATAACCCCACAATACTTTTTATTGAAGGTGATGGCGTTGGCCCTGACATCTGGAGAGCCAGCCAAAATGTTTTTGATTCAGCTGTTGAGTTTGCTTATAAAGGTCAAAAAAAAGTTGCCTGGAAAGAGATTTTTGCCGGTGAAAAAGCCAAAGAAAAGTATGATGATTACCTTCCTCAAGAGACTTTAGATGCAATTAAAGAGTATAAAATTGCCATCAAAGGTCCGTTAACAACACCTGTAGGTGGAGGGTTTAGAAGTTTAAATGTAGGCTTAAGGCAGATTTTTGATTTGTATGCTTGTGTTCGACCCATTAAGTATTTTGATGGTGTAGAAGCACCTATCAAACGACCACAAGATGTAGATATGGTTGTTTTTAGAGAGAACACGGAAGATGTTTACGCGGGCATAGAATGGGAAGCGGGTTCTGAAAATGCCAATAAGCTGTTGCACTTTTTAAATGGAACATTGAACTGTAAATTAGATTTAGCCTATGGTTTAGGTATAAAACCTATCAGTGAAAAGGGCTCAAAGCGTTTGGTTAAAAAAGCTATTGAGTATGCCATTGAAAGAAATTTACCATCCGTCACCTTGGTCCACAAAGGTAATATTCAAAAGTTTACAGAGGGTGCTTTTGCAAAGTGGGGCTATGAATTGGCTAAAGAAGAATTTTCTGAGCAAACCATTACTGAAAAGGAACTGTTTGATCAATACAATGGTCAGTGTCCAGCTGGTAAAATAGTCATCAAGGATAGAATTGCAGATGCCATGTTTCAACAAGCATTGCTAAGGCCAAAAGAGTACAGTGTTTTGGCTACAACCAACTTAAATGGTGATTATTTATCAGATGCTTTGATTGCGCAGGTCGGTGGACTAGGTTTAGGGCCAGGCGCTAACTTGGGTGAAGAAATTGCAATTTTTGAAGCTACTCATGGCTCGGCACCAAAATATACTGGTATGGATAAAGTAAACCCTGGTTCAGTAATTTTATCAGGTGTTATGATGTTTGAACATATGGGTTGGACTGAAGTTGCAAATTTGATTAAAACATCTTTGCAAACCACTATAGCCAACAAAACTGTGACCTATGATTTAGAAAGGCAAATGGATAATGCAACATTGTTAAAATGTTCAGAGTTCGGTGAGGCAATTGTAAAAAACTTTAAATGA
- the mdh gene encoding malate dehydrogenase, producing MGRKKITIVGAGNVGATAAHWAAQKALGDIVLIDIAEGIPQGKALDLMQAAPIEGYDVNIMGTQDYKDTADSDVVVITAGSPRKPGMSRDDLLSINAKIVKSVTSEIVKYSPNCILIVVSNPLDAMVYVASEVSQFPRERVFGMAGVLDSARYRCFLAEALECSVKDVFAFVLGGHGDTMVPLPKYSTMAGIPITELLSENKVNEIVNRTKHGGAEIVNFLKTGSAFYAPSAAIVEMVESILYDQKRVLPTCVKLQGEFGIDNTFVGVPVKLGSKGAEQVVEVKLNEEESSALNTSAAAVKELMSSVARFIG from the coding sequence ATGGGAAGAAAGAAAATAACAATTGTAGGTGCTGGAAATGTCGGCGCAACAGCTGCTCATTGGGCTGCTCAAAAGGCTTTAGGTGATATTGTATTGATTGATATTGCTGAAGGTATTCCACAAGGTAAAGCTTTGGACTTGATGCAAGCAGCTCCTATTGAAGGTTACGATGTTAATATCATGGGTACGCAAGATTATAAAGATACAGCAGACTCTGATGTTGTTGTGATCACTGCTGGTTCACCGAGAAAACCTGGAATGAGCCGTGATGATTTGCTTTCTATCAATGCAAAAATTGTTAAAAGTGTGACCAGTGAAATTGTGAAGTATTCACCCAATTGTATCTTGATCGTTGTTTCTAATCCTTTGGATGCCATGGTTTATGTGGCTTCTGAAGTGAGTCAGTTTCCAAGAGAAAGAGTGTTTGGTATGGCGGGTGTGTTGGACTCTGCGCGTTACCGTTGCTTTTTGGCAGAAGCACTGGAGTGTTCTGTGAAAGATGTTTTTGCTTTTGTTTTGGGAGGTCACGGAGATACCATGGTGCCTTTGCCTAAATATTCTACCATGGCCGGTATTCCAATTACAGAGCTACTGAGTGAAAACAAAGTCAATGAAATTGTAAATAGAACCAAGCATGGTGGTGCAGAAATCGTCAACTTTCTTAAAACCGGCTCCGCATTTTATGCGCCTTCAGCCGCAATCGTAGAAATGGTTGAGAGTATTTTGTATGACCAAAAACGTGTTTTACCCACTTGTGTAAAATTGCAAGGAGAATTTGGTATAGACAATACCTTTGTGGGGGTTCCTGTTAAGTTAGGTAGCAAGGGTGCTGAACAAGTTGTTGAAGTTAAGTTAAATGAAGAAGAAAGCAGTGCGTTAAATACGTCAGCGGCTGCAGTTAAAGAGTTGATGAGCTCGGTAGCGAGGTTTATAGGATGA
- the sucC gene encoding ADP-forming succinate--CoA ligase subunit beta: protein MNIHEYQAKQLFKTAGIPVLNSIVAKNASEAEQAAKDLGGDGPWVVKAQVHAGGRGKAGGVKLCKSLSEVKETAEEILSKPLVTHQTGPQGVPVPCVLVEEGCAIDNELYFAAVLDRETASITLMASQEGGVEIEEVAEATPEKIIKVKVDPGYGLDAYQARQLCFGLGLDKALHKDFSALAKNLTDLFTKLDCSLVEINPLVITKDNTLVALDGKVNFDENALYRHKELLELRDLSQENERDIEAQKWNLNYIDLEGNIGCMVNGAGLAMATMDTVKLYGGEPANFLDVGGGATTEMVSEAFKILVSDSNVKSIFVNIFGGIMRCDVLAEGIVQAVEQVGLEIPLIVRLEGTNVDKGREILNDSGLNIQATSDMGEAAQLAVASVK from the coding sequence ATGAATATTCATGAGTATCAAGCCAAGCAGTTATTTAAAACTGCTGGTATTCCAGTGTTAAATTCAATTGTTGCAAAAAATGCTTCAGAAGCTGAGCAAGCAGCCAAAGATCTTGGTGGAGATGGCCCTTGGGTTGTTAAAGCGCAAGTTCATGCTGGCGGTCGCGGTAAAGCTGGGGGTGTGAAGCTTTGCAAAAGCTTAAGTGAGGTCAAAGAGACAGCAGAAGAAATTTTAAGCAAGCCTCTGGTAACGCATCAAACAGGACCGCAAGGTGTTCCTGTACCCTGTGTTCTGGTTGAAGAGGGCTGCGCTATTGATAATGAGCTGTACTTTGCAGCTGTTTTAGACAGAGAAACCGCTAGCATTACTCTGATGGCCAGTCAAGAGGGGGGTGTTGAGATTGAAGAAGTGGCTGAGGCAACACCAGAAAAGATTATTAAAGTCAAAGTTGACCCTGGTTATGGTTTAGATGCTTATCAAGCGCGTCAACTGTGTTTTGGCTTAGGTTTAGATAAAGCTTTACATAAAGATTTTTCTGCATTGGCCAAGAATTTAACCGACTTATTTACAAAATTAGATTGTTCCTTGGTAGAAATTAACCCCTTGGTGATTACCAAAGACAATACATTGGTCGCCCTTGACGGTAAGGTTAACTTTGATGAAAACGCACTGTACAGACATAAAGAGTTGTTAGAACTTCGTGACCTTAGCCAAGAGAATGAACGTGATATTGAAGCTCAAAAGTGGAATCTCAATTATATTGACCTTGAGGGTAATATTGGTTGTATGGTCAATGGCGCTGGTCTAGCGATGGCTACCATGGATACCGTTAAACTTTACGGTGGAGAGCCTGCAAACTTCTTGGATGTTGGTGGCGGAGCAACCACTGAAATGGTGAGTGAAGCATTTAAGATTTTGGTCAGTGATAGCAATGTTAAAAGTATTTTCGTTAATATTTTTGGTGGTATCATGCGTTGTGATGTGTTGGCTGAAGGTATAGTACAAGCTGTTGAGCAAGTCGGTTTAGAAATCCCTCTTATTGTGCGTCTGGAAGGAACCAATGTCGATAAAGGACGAGAAATTTTAAACGATTCAGGCTTAAATATTCAAGCAACTTCGGATATGGGTGAAGCTGCACAATTGGCTGTTGCCTCAGTAAAGTAA
- the sucD gene encoding succinate--CoA ligase subunit alpha — translation MSILVDKNTKVIVQGITGKNGTFHATTCKEYGTQIVAGVTPGKGGQNVEGIPVYNTVAEAKQDHDVDATMIYVPAPFAADAVLEAVENEIPLIVCITEGIPVMDMIRVKRAVALSKSRLIGPNCPGIITPGGAKIGIMPGYIHKPGRVGIVSKSGTLTYEAVHQVSQAGLGQSTCVGIGGDPIIGSTFLDILPLFDQDEDTDLVIMLGEIGGNAEQEAAQLIKETFNKPVVGFIAGTTAPEGRRMGHAGAIISGGKGTAKEKKEVMNACGITVVDNLTELGKTVSSILK, via the coding sequence ATGTCTATTTTAGTTGATAAAAATACAAAAGTCATTGTGCAAGGGATTACCGGTAAAAACGGAACATTCCATGCAACAACCTGTAAAGAATATGGCACTCAAATTGTTGCTGGTGTTACACCTGGCAAAGGTGGTCAAAATGTAGAAGGTATTCCTGTTTACAATACGGTTGCCGAAGCCAAACAAGATCATGATGTTGATGCAACCATGATTTATGTTCCAGCTCCTTTTGCTGCCGATGCGGTTTTAGAGGCTGTAGAGAATGAAATTCCACTCATTGTCTGCATAACAGAAGGTATCCCTGTAATGGATATGATTCGTGTTAAGCGTGCCGTTGCTTTAAGCAAAAGCCGTTTGATTGGGCCGAACTGTCCTGGAATTATTACTCCTGGTGGAGCAAAAATAGGTATTATGCCGGGCTATATACATAAACCAGGTAGAGTGGGGATTGTATCTAAAAGTGGTACCTTGACCTATGAAGCAGTTCATCAAGTTAGCCAAGCTGGCCTTGGACAGTCAACGTGTGTTGGTATTGGTGGGGACCCCATTATTGGTTCAACATTTTTAGATATTTTACCTTTATTTGATCAGGATGAAGACACGGACTTAGTGATTATGCTTGGTGAAATTGGGGGTAACGCTGAGCAGGAAGCCGCTCAACTGATTAAAGAAACCTTCAATAAGCCCGTGGTTGGTTTTATTGCCGGAACAACGGCGCCGGAAGGACGAAGAATGGGACATGCTGGCGCTATTATTTCTGGTGGAAAAGGCACAGCCAAAGAAAAGAAAGAAGTGATGAACGCATGTGGCATTACTGTGGTTGACAACTTGACTGAATTGGGTAAAACCGTCAGCAGTATTTTAAAATAA
- the ndk gene encoding nucleoside-diphosphate kinase, which yields MERTLAMIKPDAVEKNAIGDILSIYENNGFKVVALKKQQLTEKEAQSFYEVHKERPFYGELVSFMTSGPVVAMVLEKDNAVKANREIMGATNPEEAAEGTIRKQFATNIEKNAVHGSDSLENAEKEIAFFFSSKNLI from the coding sequence ATGGAACGTACATTAGCAATGATTAAACCCGATGCAGTTGAAAAAAATGCAATTGGAGATATTTTATCTATTTATGAAAACAATGGTTTTAAAGTGGTGGCTTTAAAAAAACAGCAATTGACTGAGAAAGAAGCCCAGTCATTTTATGAAGTGCATAAAGAAAGACCTTTTTATGGTGAACTGGTGTCATTTATGACTTCAGGTCCAGTTGTGGCTATGGTCTTAGAAAAAGACAATGCGGTTAAAGCCAATCGTGAAATCATGGGTGCTACCAACCCTGAAGAAGCCGCTGAAGGAACTATAAGAAAACAATTTGCAACCAATATTGAAAAAAATGCGGTTCATGGTTCAGATTCTTTGGAAAATGCTGAAAAAGAAATAGCATTTTTCTTTTCATCAAAAAATCTGATTTAA
- the rlmN gene encoding 23S rRNA (adenine(2503)-C(2))-methyltransferase RlmN, with protein MISQKKEILTLPLDELQSFVLERGFPKYRAEQVFHWVYAQGCDEFSQMNNLPKALVEDLSTHFSFPEITSDTFVSKDGTIKYRFDLGQATSIESVWMPEEDRATLCVSSQAGCALKCAFCVTGTLGLKRNLSVEEIVYQIWYINKKKQKRITNLVFMGMGEPLQNMNNLIKAIKILRADDFYGFGKRKITVSTVGLANKIKPFLEQTDVNLAISLTGFNDADRDYWMPINKTFNLKRLKHELSGLSLGKGKKITFEVVLIQGKTDREQDAYDLAAFLKGLKAKVNLIPYNENKVLPEFKSPKKQDIQRFRDILQEKGIVSMVRKNRGQDIMGACGQLAAKNVQ; from the coding sequence ATGATTAGTCAAAAAAAAGAAATATTAACCTTGCCATTGGATGAGCTACAAAGCTTTGTGCTTGAGCGCGGTTTTCCTAAGTACAGAGCAGAACAGGTATTTCATTGGGTTTATGCTCAGGGCTGCGATGAATTTTCTCAAATGAATAATCTTCCCAAAGCGCTGGTTGAAGATTTATCAACCCATTTTAGTTTTCCAGAAATTACCAGTGATACATTTGTTTCAAAAGATGGCACTATTAAGTATAGGTTTGACTTGGGTCAAGCCACGAGTATTGAAAGTGTATGGATGCCTGAAGAGGATAGAGCAACTTTATGCGTGTCATCTCAAGCAGGATGTGCATTAAAATGCGCTTTTTGTGTTACAGGAACATTAGGTTTAAAGCGTAACTTAAGCGTTGAAGAAATCGTATATCAAATTTGGTATATAAACAAAAAGAAGCAAAAACGCATCACCAACTTGGTGTTTATGGGCATGGGTGAGCCTTTGCAAAATATGAATAATTTGATTAAAGCCATTAAGATACTTCGAGCAGATGACTTTTATGGTTTTGGTAAGAGGAAAATAACAGTTTCTACGGTGGGTTTAGCCAATAAGATTAAACCTTTTTTAGAGCAAACAGATGTTAATTTAGCCATATCACTTACAGGTTTTAACGATGCAGATAGAGACTATTGGATGCCCATCAATAAAACATTTAATTTGAAACGCCTTAAGCATGAGCTTTCAGGCTTAAGTTTGGGAAAAGGAAAGAAAATTACTTTTGAGGTGGTTTTGATTCAGGGGAAAACAGATCGTGAACAAGATGCATATGATTTAGCAGCGTTTCTCAAAGGGCTAAAAGCTAAAGTGAATTTAATTCCATACAATGAAAATAAAGTTTTACCTGAATTTAAAAGCCCTAAAAAACAAGATATTCAACGTTTCCGTGATATTTTACAAGAAAAAGGCATCGTATCGATGGTGAGAAAAAATAGAGGGCAAGATATCATGGGAGCCTGTGGGCAGTTAGCGGCCAAAAATGTTCAATAG
- a CDS encoding tetratricopeptide repeat protein, protein MKKCYRTVVFLVFLVMLNLGGCAKDPKRIENSEIKYNIAKKFFFRGRVPEAIVNLEESLKENPKNSDAHNFYGLILFQSKRYEKAEKHFQKAVKINDKFADAHNNLCALYIDVNRFSKAQEHCKKAVSNLLYATPERAYYNLGRSYEKMAKDEIAIEYYEKAINSNPRFVLALDKLGAVHFKQQNYKKAEGYYKSASKACKATKEDSWGEVCGYSFLKLSQIYSIFKDYKSRKQALSQCLKYANKGGQAHDACQKEIIRR, encoded by the coding sequence ATGAAAAAGTGTTACAGAACAGTTGTTTTTTTAGTATTTTTAGTCATGCTGAATTTGGGTGGGTGTGCAAAAGATCCAAAACGTATTGAAAACTCCGAAATAAAATACAATATTGCAAAGAAGTTTTTTTTTAGAGGAAGAGTTCCTGAAGCTATTGTCAATCTTGAAGAGTCACTCAAGGAGAATCCAAAAAACAGCGATGCCCATAATTTTTATGGTTTGATTTTATTTCAAAGTAAGCGCTATGAAAAAGCCGAAAAACACTTTCAAAAAGCTGTAAAAATCAATGATAAATTTGCCGACGCACATAATAATTTATGTGCACTTTATATTGATGTTAATCGTTTTTCCAAAGCGCAAGAGCATTGTAAGAAAGCTGTGTCTAACCTATTGTACGCCACACCCGAAAGAGCTTATTATAATTTAGGTCGAAGCTACGAAAAAATGGCAAAAGATGAAATAGCGATAGAGTACTATGAAAAAGCAATCAATAGTAATCCCCGCTTTGTACTTGCTCTTGATAAGCTAGGAGCAGTTCATTTTAAACAACAGAATTACAAAAAAGCAGAAGGCTATTACAAATCAGCTTCAAAAGCGTGTAAGGCCACAAAGGAAGACTCATGGGGTGAAGTATGTGGATATTCTTTTTTAAAATTAAGTCAGATATACAGCATTTTCAAAGATTATAAAAGCCGCAAGCAGGCCTTGAGTCAGTGTTTAAAATATGCCAATAAAGGTGGGCAAGCTCATGACGCCTGTCAAAAAGAGATTATAAGAAGATAG
- a CDS encoding helix-turn-helix domain-containing protein gives MTFGKYFVEKRKEKGLSKEDILKLTKVRKVYLDALEEDRFNALPPKAFVVGFLRSVAKILETDENELVQKYLVELSEQEETIKENSLVYREYQVNMKKNLLLWAGLIFVLVLIVLSPLFFKS, from the coding sequence ATGACATTTGGTAAATATTTTGTTGAAAAGCGTAAAGAAAAAGGCTTAAGCAAGGAAGACATCCTTAAATTAACAAAAGTGAGAAAAGTTTATTTAGATGCGCTTGAAGAAGATCGTTTTAATGCGTTGCCTCCGAAAGCTTTTGTTGTAGGCTTCTTAAGAAGTGTGGCCAAAATTCTTGAAACGGACGAAAATGAACTTGTACAAAAGTATTTGGTTGAGCTTTCTGAGCAGGAAGAAACAATTAAAGAAAATAGTTTGGTTTATAGAGAGTATCAGGTCAATATGAAAAAAAACCTTTTACTTTGGGCTGGCTTAATTTTTGTTTTGGTCTTAATTGTCTTATCGCCGCTTTTTTTTAAGTCATAA